CCGTTGCTGGGGATGTCACAGGTGCCGGCCTTGGCGTTGCAGGGGTCGGTGATCGGCTTGTCGGTGAAGCCCAGTCCCTGGGTGCGCAGGAGAACCGTGGAGTCGAGCTGACCGTCCTGGGCGTCGGCGATGGCCACGCGCACGTGCACCTTCTGCCCCGGGGTGACGGAGGCCTGGCAGGGCAGGGCGGAGGTGTAGCCGTTGAACTCCACGGGGATCTGTCCCGGGGTGTGTCCCGAGACATTGGCCGTGTAGTAGGCGGCGTTGGAGGACTCGTTGATCGAGGCGGCGCTCACGGCCGTCTGCGTGCCGGGGACGTGGGCGCACTCGGTGCCGTTGACCTGGATGCTCAGCGGATCCTTGTATCCGCGCGACTGCCAGGAGGCCGGGGTGCCCTCGGTGGCACCGGCGTACTCCTCGGAGCCGAGGCTGTAGTAGAGGACGATGTTGGAGCTGGTGGCGGTGACGTCGAACTCCAGGACGGCCTCGTCGTAGACGTCGGTGCCGGCTACCTTGGCCAGTCCCGCCGGGTCCTCGACGACGCCGAAGTCACCAGTGGTGTCCAGGGCGTCGTTGGGTCCCAGGACGGCGGAGCGGGTGATGTCGGTGTCGGAGTCGGCGGTGGGATCGGGGTCGATAAGGGAGCCGGTGGATAGGGCGACCCCCTCGGTGATGGCGTTGCCGTCACCAGGCAGTCCCTTGA
This region of Actinomyces oris genomic DNA includes:
- a CDS encoding choice-of-anchor L domain-containing protein, with translation MSIIPIRLRRLSAPTSALLTALALAAAGPAVAAPASNTAGQSTTSLRNTSTVSAQSLAQMVAGPKATVSNASVSGKDVQIGTVKGLPGDGNAITEGVALSTGSLIDPDPTADSDTDITRSAVLGPNDALDTTGDFGVVEDPAGLAKVAGTDVYDEAVLEFDVTATSSNIVLYYSLGSEEYAGATEGTPASWQSRGYKDPLSIQVNGTECAHVPGTQTAVSAASINESSNAAYYTANVSGHTPGQIPVEFNGYTSALPCQASVTPGQKVHVRVAIADAQDGQLDSTVLLRTQGLGFTDKPITDPCNAKAGTCDIPSNGKGSNGNGSNGSNNGKDSATPPGQGKPGVTDYSVASPTASPKKTVAGLPLTGTQALFLGGIALLLLAGGGVALMLRRRRLTGSETG